One Kangiella geojedonensis DNA segment encodes these proteins:
- a CDS encoding response regulator encodes MSTILLVDDNSNILANTAKHLEQSGYKYDYVDDYKTALNFLRLSRPSIQIVVITLNNSLGYPVMRKLQALMSDRATIIVYSKDSDGAISTWVKKHNVPYFFKHDIEELQLFNRIKRTLFSKGQFFTHQQLNKLAKILSKYTDQAESLVKSTAPHSKSLQELQHKLARKLEGIENQRRFLIDVQK; translated from the coding sequence ATGAGCACAATTTTATTAGTCGATGACAATAGCAACATTTTAGCAAACACTGCCAAACACTTGGAGCAGTCAGGCTATAAATATGACTATGTCGACGATTATAAAACAGCGCTTAATTTCCTTAGATTGTCGCGACCATCCATTCAGATTGTTGTTATAACCTTAAATAACTCCCTAGGCTACCCAGTCATGCGCAAACTGCAAGCGCTAATGTCTGATCGAGCGACCATCATCGTCTACTCCAAAGACAGCGATGGTGCCATCTCCACTTGGGTAAAGAAGCACAATGTCCCCTATTTCTTCAAACACGATATTGAAGAGTTGCAACTTTTCAATCGCATTAAGCGCACGCTATTCAGTAAAGGACAGTTTTTTACTCACCAACAACTCAACAAGCTTGCTAAAATTCTGTCAAAGTATACCGACCAAGCAGAGAGCTTAGTGAAGTCTACGGCACCTCACTCAAAAAGCTTGCAAGAGTTGCAACACAAGCTAGCCCGTAAGTTAGAAGGCATTGAAAACCAACGACGTTTTTTAATCGACGTTCAAAAATAA
- the ribD gene encoding bifunctional diaminohydroxyphosphoribosylaminopyrimidine deaminase/5-amino-6-(5-phosphoribosylamino)uracil reductase RibD, whose product MGFNSNDARFMARAIQLARKGWFTTRSNPRVGCVLVKTINNELQIIGEGWHQKPGLAHAEVNAINAAQANGHDTSGATAYVTLEPCSHVGKTPPCAQGLIDAGVSKVICAMTDPNPQVSGRGIDMLRESEVLVECGLMEQEALDLNAGFVKRMTTGLPRVTAKAAISLDGRTAMASGESQWITGPEARADVQRLRAQSGAVITGSGTVMFDDPSMNVRDEAIIPDPYFEQPVRVVVDSKHQVNPSAKIFKGQGQCWLVSGTKRESDSFSHNVSLQNLEACDSGYVNLERLLRRLAEDGVNDVLIEAGSELLGAFLIKGLVDELQVFMAPKLLGNTAKAMAKLPLDSMSQAINLELRDVRQIGKDLKLTYNRVD is encoded by the coding sequence ATGGGTTTTAATTCAAACGATGCGCGCTTTATGGCGCGAGCCATTCAATTAGCTCGAAAGGGCTGGTTTACCACACGCTCGAATCCTCGGGTCGGCTGCGTATTAGTCAAAACAATCAATAATGAACTTCAAATTATCGGCGAAGGCTGGCACCAAAAGCCTGGTCTTGCCCACGCAGAAGTGAATGCTATCAATGCTGCTCAAGCCAATGGCCATGACACTAGTGGCGCTACCGCCTATGTGACTTTAGAGCCTTGCTCACACGTTGGGAAAACGCCACCCTGTGCTCAGGGCTTGATCGACGCCGGTGTAAGCAAAGTCATTTGCGCGATGACTGACCCAAACCCTCAAGTTTCGGGGCGAGGCATTGATATGTTACGGGAGTCTGAGGTGCTTGTTGAGTGTGGATTGATGGAGCAAGAAGCGCTTGATTTAAATGCAGGTTTTGTTAAACGCATGACAACAGGCTTACCAAGGGTTACCGCTAAAGCGGCGATAAGTTTGGACGGTAGGACTGCGATGGCCAGTGGTGAAAGCCAATGGATTACTGGCCCAGAAGCTCGGGCAGACGTACAGCGGTTAAGGGCGCAAAGTGGAGCCGTTATTACCGGTTCGGGCACAGTGATGTTTGATGATCCTTCAATGAACGTCCGAGATGAGGCTATTATTCCTGACCCTTATTTTGAGCAACCGGTTCGAGTGGTGGTTGACTCTAAACACCAAGTTAACCCCAGCGCAAAAATTTTCAAGGGCCAAGGGCAATGTTGGTTAGTGTCTGGAACAAAAAGAGAGAGTGACTCATTCAGTCACAATGTTTCGTTGCAAAACCTGGAAGCATGCGACTCCGGTTATGTTAACCTTGAAAGACTTTTACGGAGGTTGGCGGAAGACGGGGTAAATGACGTCTTGATCGAAGCTGGAAGTGAGCTGCTTGGTGCTTTCTTAATAAAAGGTCTGGTTGATGAATTGCAGGTGTTTATGGCACCAAAATTACTAGGTAATACTGCCAAAGCCATGGCTAAGTTACCGCTGGACAGCATGAGCCAAGCGATAAATTTAGAACTTAGGGACGTACGACAAATCGGAAAGGACTTAAAATTAACTTACAACCGAGTGGACTAA
- a CDS encoding YkvA family protein, which yields MTQTPSGSEENLSKAKKYYSDQNFWLKLKKAPQAIGKEALEKLLILYYCFQDPSTPNKEKGVILGALGYFIMPFDLIPDILPGGWTDDLGGLALAVAKVTGAINETHIEKARHKLNKLSNKA from the coding sequence ATGACACAGACTCCTTCTGGTAGCGAAGAGAACCTATCAAAAGCAAAGAAATACTATTCCGATCAAAACTTCTGGTTAAAACTCAAGAAAGCCCCTCAGGCTATTGGCAAAGAAGCGCTTGAGAAATTACTGATTCTCTACTATTGTTTCCAAGACCCAAGTACGCCGAACAAAGAGAAAGGAGTCATACTTGGAGCTTTAGGCTATTTTATCATGCCTTTTGATCTAATCCCTGACATTCTACCCGGTGGCTGGACCGATGATTTAGGGGGTTTAGCCTTAGCCGTTGCCAAAGTGACTGGCGCTATCAATGAGACACACATCGAAAAAGCTCGCCACAAACTTAACAAACTGTCGAACAAAGCCTAA
- the nrdR gene encoding transcriptional regulator NrdR, protein MYCPFCAHTDTKVIDSRLVADGSQVRRRRECLSCGERYTTFESAELVMPKIIKSDGTREPFDELKMRTGLAKAVEKRPVSVEDLEAAINKILSNLRALGEREVSASVVGEEIMKALRALDDVAYVRFASVYRRFQDVQAFREEIDKLQSDK, encoded by the coding sequence ATGTATTGCCCTTTTTGTGCTCATACGGATACCAAAGTGATTGATTCGCGGTTAGTGGCTGATGGTAGTCAAGTTAGACGCCGTCGTGAATGTTTATCTTGCGGTGAACGTTATACGACCTTTGAGAGTGCAGAGTTGGTTATGCCTAAAATCATCAAGTCGGACGGCACTCGTGAGCCGTTCGATGAGCTAAAGATGCGAACGGGACTAGCGAAAGCTGTAGAAAAGCGTCCTGTTAGCGTTGAAGATTTAGAAGCCGCTATCAACAAAATTCTTTCTAACCTTCGAGCACTGGGTGAGCGTGAAGTGTCAGCTAGTGTTGTGGGTGAAGAAATCATGAAGGCATTACGCGCACTAGACGATGTTGCCTATGTGCGCTTTGCTTCAGTATATCGCCGCTTCCAGGATGTCCAGGCGTTCCGTGAGGAAATTGATAAGTTACAGAGCGATAAGTAA
- a CDS encoding transglycosylase SLT domain-containing protein has product MKKVLIILTITSLLSSCATYKPSNVNDLCSILSEEDWYESALDSQEEWGTPLHVQLAIMHQESKFNRTIRPDMEWFLGFIPIGRPSDAYGYAQALESTWETYIRSTGNWNAKRDEFDDAIHFIGWYTFQSHKKLGISKWDAKAQYLAYHEGWGGYKRGTYRSKSWLLRVSEKVKRRSLEYARQYKRCRPQLDDNIRGWF; this is encoded by the coding sequence ATTAAGAAAGTGTTAATAATACTGACAATAACCAGTCTGTTAAGTTCGTGCGCGACCTATAAGCCGAGTAATGTTAATGACTTATGCAGCATCTTGTCGGAAGAGGATTGGTACGAATCTGCTTTGGACTCGCAGGAGGAGTGGGGCACGCCACTCCATGTTCAACTTGCGATCATGCATCAAGAATCAAAGTTTAACCGCACCATTCGTCCGGATATGGAGTGGTTCCTCGGGTTTATTCCAATCGGACGTCCGTCGGACGCTTATGGCTATGCCCAAGCGCTAGAAAGTACGTGGGAAACCTACATTCGTTCGACCGGCAACTGGAACGCAAAGCGTGATGAGTTTGATGACGCGATACACTTTATAGGTTGGTATACCTTCCAGTCTCATAAAAAGCTGGGGATTTCTAAGTGGGATGCTAAAGCTCAATATCTTGCTTACCACGAGGGTTGGGGTGGTTATAAGCGCGGTACATACCGCAGTAAATCATGGTTATTGCGAGTGTCTGAGAAGGTTAAGAGGCGCTCATTGGAGTATGCTCGGCAATATAAACGCTGCCGTCCTCAGCTTGATGATAACATCCGAGGCTGGTTCTGA
- the glyA gene encoding serine hydroxymethyltransferase produces MLGNTTSLRDFDPELVASIDAEEKRQEEHIELIASENYTSKRVMEAQGSVLTNKYAEGYPDKRYYGGCEYVDVAEKLAIERVKELFGADYANVQPHSGSQANAAVYMALIKPGDTILGMSLSDGGHLTHGSKVSFSGKIYNSVEYGVDENGYIDYDEVESLALEHKPKMLVAGFSAYSRTVDWSKFREIADKVGAYLFVDMAHVAGLIAAGEYPNPVPHAHVVTSTTHKTLAGPRGGVILAQANPELEKKLNSAVFPGGQGGPLMHVIAAKAVAFKEALSDEFKAMQKQVKANAQAMTKVFVERGVDIVSGGTENHLFLVNLISKDITGKDAEAALGKANITVNKNTVPNEPRSPFVTSGLRLGTPAVTTRGFKEAEVTELAGWICDILDDINNEQVISDVKAKVMELTKRFPVYK; encoded by the coding sequence ATGTTGGGTAATACTACTTCTCTAAGAGATTTTGACCCAGAATTGGTTGCTTCAATTGATGCTGAAGAAAAGCGTCAAGAAGAGCATATTGAGTTGATTGCATCAGAAAATTACACCAGTAAACGTGTCATGGAAGCACAAGGTTCTGTTTTAACGAACAAGTATGCCGAAGGCTACCCAGATAAGCGCTATTACGGCGGCTGTGAATACGTTGATGTTGCTGAGAAATTAGCCATTGAGCGTGTTAAAGAGTTGTTTGGCGCCGATTATGCCAACGTTCAGCCACACTCAGGCTCTCAGGCGAACGCTGCTGTATACATGGCGTTGATTAAGCCAGGCGATACGATTTTGGGCATGAGCCTATCTGACGGTGGTCACCTAACTCACGGCTCGAAAGTGAGCTTCTCCGGTAAAATTTATAATTCCGTTGAGTATGGCGTTGATGAAAATGGCTATATCGATTACGACGAAGTAGAAAGCTTGGCGCTTGAGCACAAGCCAAAAATGTTGGTGGCTGGCTTCTCTGCGTACTCTCGTACGGTGGATTGGTCAAAGTTCCGCGAGATTGCCGACAAAGTAGGTGCTTACTTATTTGTTGATATGGCGCACGTTGCTGGATTAATCGCAGCTGGTGAATATCCTAACCCAGTGCCACATGCTCACGTTGTAACGTCGACCACGCACAAAACGTTAGCGGGTCCTCGAGGCGGTGTGATTCTAGCTCAAGCCAACCCTGAGTTAGAGAAGAAGCTTAACTCAGCAGTGTTCCCTGGCGGTCAGGGCGGTCCTTTGATGCACGTTATTGCGGCGAAAGCAGTTGCGTTCAAAGAGGCCTTGAGTGATGAATTTAAAGCGATGCAAAAGCAGGTTAAAGCAAATGCTCAGGCCATGACAAAAGTGTTCGTTGAGCGTGGTGTAGACATTGTTTCGGGTGGTACTGAAAACCACTTGTTCCTGGTCAACTTGATCAGCAAAGACATTACCGGTAAAGACGCCGAAGCTGCTTTAGGTAAAGCGAATATCACGGTAAACAAAAACACGGTTCCAAACGAGCCACGTTCACCATTTGTTACTAGTGGCTTACGTTTAGGAACGCCAGCAGTAACCACTCGTGGTTTCAAAGAAGCAGAAGTCACAGAGCTTGCAGGATGGATTTGTGATATTCTTGACGACATTAATAACGAGCAGGTTATTAGCGACGTTAAAGCTAAAGTGATGGAGTTAACCAAGCGATTCCCTGTTTACAAATAA
- a CDS encoding riboflavin synthase: MFTGIIEATGFIESIEAKGGDARYVFNTGKLALGDVALGDSIACNGVCLTVIELLPQGFAADVSVETIEVTCMKNYQAKDPVNFEKAMLPTTRFGGHMVSGHVDAIGEVVSIEEAARSIQYKIRAPKEVLKYIATKGSITVDGTSLTVNDLEKDQFSLNLVPHTLQETIADSYQVGTQVNLEIDLIARYLERLMNADKAE, encoded by the coding sequence GTGTTTACTGGAATTATTGAAGCGACTGGATTTATTGAGTCGATCGAAGCAAAGGGTGGCGACGCTCGCTATGTTTTTAATACCGGCAAGTTAGCGCTTGGTGATGTGGCGTTGGGCGACAGTATTGCCTGCAATGGCGTTTGTTTGACGGTCATAGAGCTGTTACCTCAGGGGTTTGCGGCTGACGTTTCTGTTGAGACGATTGAGGTCACCTGCATGAAAAATTACCAAGCAAAAGACCCTGTTAATTTTGAGAAGGCGATGTTACCGACGACACGATTTGGTGGGCATATGGTCAGTGGTCATGTTGATGCCATTGGTGAAGTGGTGTCGATTGAAGAAGCTGCACGGTCGATCCAGTATAAAATTAGAGCGCCTAAAGAGGTGCTTAAATATATCGCCACAAAAGGCTCAATTACGGTTGATGGTACCAGTTTAACGGTGAATGACCTTGAAAAAGACCAGTTTAGCCTTAATTTAGTACCTCACACATTACAGGAAACTATCGCCGATAGTTATCAAGTAGGGACGCAGGTTAATTTAGAGATTGATCTCATCGCGCGCTACCTTGAGCGCTTAATGAACGCAGATAAAGCCGAGTAG
- a CDS encoding cation diffusion facilitator family transporter translates to MHHHGHSHANDDENHEHPVASRKQMLWAVILTSSFMLVEVVGGIISGSLALLADAGHMLTDSAALLLAFYAMTLSAKPADSQRTFGYGRLQVLAAYTNGIFLIGLTIWIVWESIQRFYEPNPIQSTTMLFVAILGLIVNIVVFKVLHSASGSNINVRSALLHVIGDLLGSVGAIVAALIIWQWGLLWVDPLLSIVVSMLILRSAYHVIKDSSHILLEGKPQELDTLKIREDLMALEGVVDIHHMHLWSISEQEPLMTFHALIKDDYEGDTMIDVMLEQLRVKHGLVHATIQIERTSCLENTDAVTCVDTAVK, encoded by the coding sequence ATGCATCACCACGGTCATTCCCATGCCAATGATGATGAAAATCATGAGCACCCAGTAGCCAGTCGTAAGCAAATGTTGTGGGCCGTTATTCTAACTAGCTCTTTTATGTTAGTAGAGGTTGTAGGTGGCATCATATCGGGATCGCTAGCGTTGTTAGCGGATGCAGGACATATGCTTACGGATTCCGCAGCGTTACTGTTAGCTTTTTACGCGATGACTCTAAGTGCTAAGCCTGCAGATAGCCAGAGAACATTTGGTTATGGACGGCTGCAAGTTTTGGCAGCTTATACCAATGGGATTTTCTTAATAGGCCTCACGATATGGATTGTGTGGGAAAGTATTCAGCGTTTTTATGAGCCGAACCCTATTCAAAGCACGACCATGCTGTTCGTCGCGATACTCGGCTTAATCGTTAATATTGTGGTATTCAAAGTCTTACATAGCGCCAGTGGCTCGAATATTAATGTTCGCAGTGCTTTGCTGCACGTGATCGGGGATCTGTTAGGCTCAGTCGGTGCAATAGTAGCGGCACTGATCATTTGGCAGTGGGGGCTTTTATGGGTAGATCCGCTGTTATCAATTGTTGTCTCAATGTTGATTCTTCGTAGTGCTTACCATGTTATTAAAGACTCCTCGCATATATTACTCGAGGGTAAGCCACAGGAATTGGATACTCTGAAAATTCGAGAGGACTTGATGGCTTTAGAAGGTGTGGTTGATATCCACCATATGCATTTGTGGAGTATCAGTGAGCAAGAGCCATTGATGACGTTTCACGCTCTGATCAAGGACGACTATGAAGGTGATACCATGATTGATGTGATGTTGGAGCAACTTCGAGTCAAGCATGGGCTTGTGCATGCTACCATTCAAATTGAGCGCACAAGTTGTTTAGAAAATACCGATGCTGTGACCTGTGTGGATACCGCGGTAAAGTAA
- a CDS encoding class I SAM-dependent methyltransferase, producing the protein MPLLQELPEKNIFQAYGILLLQNNHRFVRKLKKHYTPSIHGHKTWNSSFVLMDYFLHNETLEYEQSIMELGCGWGPASIFCAQHASAKVTGVDRDDEVFPFLEVQAALNEVDVTTKQASFEKLTKKELSNYDILIGADICFWDKLTGIHFNLIKRAFQAGVKEVIIADPGREPFYALAEKCLEFFEECELIDWYASEPEYFEADILHIKNSSDS; encoded by the coding sequence ATGCCACTACTACAGGAATTGCCCGAGAAAAACATTTTTCAAGCATACGGTATACTGCTACTTCAGAATAATCATCGTTTTGTGCGCAAACTTAAAAAGCATTACACCCCTTCCATACACGGCCACAAAACATGGAACAGTAGCTTCGTACTGATGGACTACTTCTTACACAATGAAACCCTTGAGTATGAACAAAGCATCATGGAGCTTGGCTGCGGTTGGGGTCCTGCCAGCATATTCTGCGCACAACATGCCTCAGCTAAAGTAACTGGTGTTGATCGTGACGATGAAGTTTTTCCTTTTTTAGAGGTCCAAGCAGCGTTAAATGAAGTCGACGTTACAACCAAACAAGCAAGTTTTGAAAAACTGACTAAGAAAGAGTTGTCTAACTATGACATTCTGATTGGTGCGGATATTTGCTTTTGGGATAAGTTGACAGGCATTCACTTTAACCTTATCAAACGAGCTTTCCAAGCTGGAGTCAAAGAAGTTATCATAGCCGATCCAGGCCGCGAGCCATTCTATGCGCTTGCTGAAAAGTGTTTAGAGTTTTTCGAGGAGTGCGAGCTTATTGATTGGTACGCCAGTGAACCTGAGTACTTTGAAGCTGATATTCTGCATATCAAAAACTCAAGTGATAGTTAA